In the Oncorhynchus keta strain PuntledgeMale-10-30-2019 chromosome 29, Oket_V2, whole genome shotgun sequence genome, one interval contains:
- the rpusd2 gene encoding RNA pseudouridylate synthase domain-containing protein 2 isoform X2 — MVRYIKNIFYVLQIFNKREITLNNRTQSRARPCNAQLTNVTNYSDLICKVTKEHTLYNSVNELSGPRLHQKHFTVMSHTMESTEMTRVSAVNTSNTSVNSTTDELKETCKRKSEEKEDPEKSSRGKRRRGGGKKQLRTGERYIPPPQKRNPGVSFSKEHFDETTYYFEGGLRKVRPYYFDFKTYCKGRWIGKSLLEVFSSEFRAEPLEYYVMASKLGRIRLNETPMDDLSVTLRNNDFLRNTVHRHEPPVVGRPLEILEDNGEVLVVDKPASMPVHPCGRFRHNTVIFILGKERGICGLHTVHRLDRLTSGVLLFARTLEVSQKLDVLVRDRQLEKEYVCRVEGEFPEGEIICEEPILVVSFKVGLCRVHPKGKDCRTVFQRLSWNGHSSVVRCLPLTGRTHQIRVHLQFLGYPILNDPVYGSSAWGPQRAKGGLMGMSDDELLKAILEEHRLKESLHLLDIPDEGLVQVHSSPALPGTVPGQADEDDDQTESSHLAATNTKDPLCSECKIVRPDPTEKELIMYLHALRYKGPDFEYSTRLPDWAKDDWIED, encoded by the exons ATGGTACGTTATATCAAGAACATTTTCTATGTTCTCCAAATCTTTAACAAACGCGAAATAACGCTGAATAACAGAACACAATCACGTGCTAGACCTTGCAATGCGCAATTGACAAACGTCACAAATTATAGCGATTTAATTTGTAAAGTGACAAAAGAACATACACTTTACAACTCAGTAAATGAGTTATCTGGCCCACGTTTGCATCAAAAACATTTTACAGTAATGTCTCATACAATGGAGTCGACAGAAATGACGAGGGTGTCAGCGGTAAATACCTCAAACACTTCAGTCAATTCTACCACAGACGAGTTGAAAGAAACTTGTAAACGTAAGAGCGAAGagaaggaagacccagagaaaAGTAGTCGTGGAAAGAGACGACGAGGAGGTGGGAAGAAACAACTCCGTACAGGAGAGAGATACATTCCTCCCCCTCAAAAACGCAACCCCGGCGTAAGTTTCAGCAAAGAGCATTTTGATGAAACCACATACTATTTTGAAGGAGGTCTACGCAAAGTGCGCCCATACTACTTCGACTTCAAAACGTACTGCAAGGGACGCTGGATTGGGAAAAGTCTTCTCGAGGTTTTCAGCAGTGAATTCCGAGCTGAGCCGTTGGAGTACTACGTTATGGCTTCCAAACTAGGACGCATTCGACTCAATGAAACCCCAATGGATGACCTCTCTGTAACACTCAGG AACAATGACTTCCTAAGGAATACAGTGCATCGCCATGAGCCACCTGTAGTTGGACGGCCACTGGAGATTTTGGAAGATAATGGGGAGGTTTTGGTAGTTGACAAGCCAGCCTCGATGCCAGTTCATCCTTGTGGGCGCTTCCGTCACAACACGGTCATTTTCATCCTGGGAAAGGAACGGGGCATATGTGGCCTTCACACTGTGCACCGGTTGGATCGCCTAACATCTGGGGTGCTGCTCTTCGCCCGGACTTTGGAAGTGTCCCAGAAACTGGATGTGTTGGTGCGAGACAGACAG CTGGAGAAGGAGTATGTCTGTCGAGTGGAAGGGGAGTTCCCAGAGGGTGAGATCATCTGTGAGGAGCCCATCCTGGTGGTCTCCTTCAAGGTGGGACTGTGCAGAGTGCATCCTAAAGGCAAGGATTGCCGCACAGTCTTCCAAAGGCTCAGCTGGAACGGCCACTCCAGTGTAGTGCGTTGCCTCCCTCTCACTGGCCGCACTCACCAGATTCGTGTCCACCTCCAGTTCCTGGGCTACCCAATCCTCAACGACCCTGTCTATGGCTCCTCTGCTTGGGGTCCCCAAAGGGCAAAGGGAGGCTTGATGGGCATGAGCGACGATGAGCTTCTCAAAGCGATTCTGGAGGAACATCGTTTGAAGGAGAGTCTTCATCTCCTAGACATCCCAGATGAGGGACTGGTACAG GTCCACAGCAGTCCAGCCTTACCCGGTACAGTACCCGGACAagctgatgaagatgatgatCAAACAGAATCTTCTCACTTAGCTGCTACAAACACGAAAGACCCTCTGTGTAGCGAGTGTAAGATTGTCCGTCCGGACCCCACCGAGAAGGAGCTCATCATGTACCTCCACGCGTTGCGCTATAAAGGACCAGACTTTGAATATTCAACTCGCCTACCTGACTGGGCCAAGGATGACTGGATTGAAGACTAA
- the rpusd2 gene encoding RNA pseudouridylate synthase domain-containing protein 2 isoform X1, with protein MVRYIKNIFYVLQIFNKREITLNNRTQSRARPCNAQLTNVTNYSDLICKVTKEHTLYNSVNELSGPRLHQKHFTVMSHTMESTEMTRVSAVNTSNTSVNSTTDELKETCKRKSEEKEDPEKSSRGKRRRGGGKKQLRTGERYIPPPQKRNPGVSFSKEHFDETTYYFEGGLRKVRPYYFDFKTYCKGRWIGKSLLEVFSSEFRAEPLEYYVMASKLGRIRLNETPMDDLSVTLRNNDFLRNTVHRHEPPVVGRPLEILEDNGEVLVVDKPASMPVHPCGRFRHNTVIFILGKERGICGLHTVHRLDRLTSGVLLFARTLEVSQKLDVLVRDRQLEKEYVCRVEGEFPEGEIICEEPILVVSFKVGLCRVHPKGKDCRTVFQRLSWNGHSSVVRCLPLTGRTHQIRVHLQFLGYPILNDPVYGSSAWGPQRAKGGLMGMSDDELLKAILEEHRLKESLHLLDIPDEGLVQVSNVQTDAQTPQPELLPRVCNSVSSDCTLSDVKQSAIQVHSSPALPGTVPGQADEDDDQTESSHLAATNTKDPLCSECKIVRPDPTEKELIMYLHALRYKGPDFEYSTRLPDWAKDDWIED; from the exons ATGGTACGTTATATCAAGAACATTTTCTATGTTCTCCAAATCTTTAACAAACGCGAAATAACGCTGAATAACAGAACACAATCACGTGCTAGACCTTGCAATGCGCAATTGACAAACGTCACAAATTATAGCGATTTAATTTGTAAAGTGACAAAAGAACATACACTTTACAACTCAGTAAATGAGTTATCTGGCCCACGTTTGCATCAAAAACATTTTACAGTAATGTCTCATACAATGGAGTCGACAGAAATGACGAGGGTGTCAGCGGTAAATACCTCAAACACTTCAGTCAATTCTACCACAGACGAGTTGAAAGAAACTTGTAAACGTAAGAGCGAAGagaaggaagacccagagaaaAGTAGTCGTGGAAAGAGACGACGAGGAGGTGGGAAGAAACAACTCCGTACAGGAGAGAGATACATTCCTCCCCCTCAAAAACGCAACCCCGGCGTAAGTTTCAGCAAAGAGCATTTTGATGAAACCACATACTATTTTGAAGGAGGTCTACGCAAAGTGCGCCCATACTACTTCGACTTCAAAACGTACTGCAAGGGACGCTGGATTGGGAAAAGTCTTCTCGAGGTTTTCAGCAGTGAATTCCGAGCTGAGCCGTTGGAGTACTACGTTATGGCTTCCAAACTAGGACGCATTCGACTCAATGAAACCCCAATGGATGACCTCTCTGTAACACTCAGG AACAATGACTTCCTAAGGAATACAGTGCATCGCCATGAGCCACCTGTAGTTGGACGGCCACTGGAGATTTTGGAAGATAATGGGGAGGTTTTGGTAGTTGACAAGCCAGCCTCGATGCCAGTTCATCCTTGTGGGCGCTTCCGTCACAACACGGTCATTTTCATCCTGGGAAAGGAACGGGGCATATGTGGCCTTCACACTGTGCACCGGTTGGATCGCCTAACATCTGGGGTGCTGCTCTTCGCCCGGACTTTGGAAGTGTCCCAGAAACTGGATGTGTTGGTGCGAGACAGACAG CTGGAGAAGGAGTATGTCTGTCGAGTGGAAGGGGAGTTCCCAGAGGGTGAGATCATCTGTGAGGAGCCCATCCTGGTGGTCTCCTTCAAGGTGGGACTGTGCAGAGTGCATCCTAAAGGCAAGGATTGCCGCACAGTCTTCCAAAGGCTCAGCTGGAACGGCCACTCCAGTGTAGTGCGTTGCCTCCCTCTCACTGGCCGCACTCACCAGATTCGTGTCCACCTCCAGTTCCTGGGCTACCCAATCCTCAACGACCCTGTCTATGGCTCCTCTGCTTGGGGTCCCCAAAGGGCAAAGGGAGGCTTGATGGGCATGAGCGACGATGAGCTTCTCAAAGCGATTCTGGAGGAACATCGTTTGAAGGAGAGTCTTCATCTCCTAGACATCCCAGATGAGGGACTGGTACAGGTGAGCAATGTGCAGACTGATGCTCAGACACCTCAGCCAGAGCTGTTGCCACGTGTTTGCAATTCTGTTTCAAGTGACTGTACACTGAGTGACGTAAAACAGAGTGCAATTCAGGTCCACAGCAGTCCAGCCTTACCCGGTACAGTACCCGGACAagctgatgaagatgatgatCAAACAGAATCTTCTCACTTAGCTGCTACAAACACGAAAGACCCTCTGTGTAGCGAGTGTAAGATTGTCCGTCCGGACCCCACCGAGAAGGAGCTCATCATGTACCTCCACGCGTTGCGCTATAAAGGACCAGACTTTGAATATTCAACTCGCCTACCTGACTGGGCCAAGGATGACTGGATTGAAGACTAA